One Caldibacillus debilis DSM 16016 DNA segment encodes these proteins:
- a CDS encoding S9 family peptidase, with translation MADKRRVKPEDLYELLSVGNPVFSPDGKRAAYVVTGISEEKNDYYSNIFVLDPETKQSFQWTHGKCRNHSPAWSPDGTRLAFVSNRNGDPQIYVMNTDGGEAKQVTDAEKGAANPVWSPDGKKMAFTVRVKPGETVLKKGKKEEKEEKKRPEPLEVEKMKYKSDARGLFDGRYQHIAVLDLETEDVRLITEGENSFSPQGWSPDGRYFAFSDIMHEGDDLSFHQDIYLLDWHTGKTENITKGRGMFNQCAWSKSGRYLAVVGHGQEFKNATLNKIWIYDLQEGRFDCLSEGWDIAVGDFMIGDFLQGVAAPRPVWDEDDRGLYFLASREGNTNLYYSDLKGNLRQLTKVEGHVYGFSVSKEGKAIVSAAFPVKPGELYEADLERGSLVPLTAVNRSFLERVELSEPEEIRFAGAEGETVQGWLMKPAGFREGNKYPLILEIHGGPHMMYGNTYFHEFQCLASQGFAVLYTNPRGSHGYGQKFVNAVRGDYGGNDYRDLMLAVDYVLNRFSFIDENRLGVTGGSYGGFMTNWIVGHTNRFKAAVTQRSISNWISFYGVSDIGYYFNEFQHMLDPSDFEGLWKISPLAYVDHIETPLLILHSEKDYRCPIEQAEQLFIALKHRKKPVKFVRFPEANHELSRSGKPNLRIRRLHYIADWFKQYLLP, from the coding sequence ATGGCAGATAAACGCAGAGTAAAACCGGAAGATCTGTATGAATTGCTTTCCGTCGGAAATCCCGTTTTTTCTCCGGACGGAAAAAGGGCCGCCTATGTGGTCACCGGGATCAGCGAGGAAAAAAATGATTATTATTCCAATATTTTTGTCCTTGATCCGGAAACGAAACAATCTTTTCAATGGACGCACGGAAAATGCCGCAACCATTCCCCGGCCTGGTCGCCCGACGGAACCCGGCTCGCCTTCGTTTCCAACCGGAACGGGGATCCGCAAATATATGTCATGAACACGGATGGAGGGGAGGCCAAGCAGGTCACCGATGCGGAGAAGGGGGCGGCCAACCCGGTCTGGTCGCCGGACGGCAAAAAAATGGCCTTTACGGTCCGCGTCAAACCGGGGGAAACCGTTTTGAAAAAGGGGAAGAAGGAGGAGAAGGAGGAAAAGAAGAGGCCGGAGCCCCTTGAAGTGGAGAAGATGAAATACAAATCCGACGCAAGGGGGCTATTTGACGGGAGGTACCAGCATATCGCCGTCCTGGACCTGGAAACGGAAGACGTCCGGCTGATCACGGAAGGGGAGAACAGTTTTTCCCCGCAAGGGTGGTCCCCCGACGGAAGATACTTTGCCTTTTCCGACATCATGCACGAGGGGGACGATCTTTCCTTCCACCAGGATATTTACCTCCTCGACTGGCATACCGGAAAGACGGAAAATATCACGAAGGGGCGGGGGATGTTCAATCAATGCGCCTGGTCGAAAAGCGGGCGGTATTTGGCCGTCGTCGGCCACGGACAGGAATTTAAAAATGCGACGTTGAACAAGATCTGGATTTACGATTTGCAGGAAGGGCGGTTCGATTGCCTGTCGGAAGGTTGGGACATCGCCGTCGGCGACTTTATGATCGGCGATTTTCTGCAGGGCGTCGCCGCTCCGCGACCGGTTTGGGACGAGGACGACCGGGGGTTATATTTTCTCGCCTCGCGGGAAGGGAACACCAACCTGTATTATTCCGATTTGAAGGGAAATTTGCGGCAATTGACGAAGGTGGAAGGGCATGTGTACGGCTTTTCCGTTTCCAAAGAGGGGAAGGCGATCGTTTCCGCCGCATTTCCCGTCAAGCCGGGCGAGTTGTATGAAGCGGATCTTGAACGGGGAAGCCTTGTCCCGTTAACGGCCGTGAACCGGTCTTTTTTGGAAAGGGTGGAACTTTCCGAGCCGGAAGAGATCCGGTTCGCCGGGGCGGAAGGGGAGACCGTCCAAGGCTGGCTGATGAAGCCGGCGGGCTTCCGGGAAGGGAACAAGTATCCCCTCATTTTAGAGATTCACGGCGGCCCCCATATGATGTACGGGAACACCTATTTCCACGAATTCCAGTGCCTGGCTTCCCAAGGGTTCGCCGTCCTCTACACCAATCCCCGCGGCAGCCACGGCTACGGCCAGAAGTTTGTCAATGCGGTGCGGGGGGATTACGGAGGGAATGATTACCGGGATTTGATGCTCGCCGTCGATTATGTCTTGAACCGTTTTTCCTTCATCGATGAGAACCGGCTCGGCGTAACGGGCGGGAGCTACGGCGGCTTCATGACCAACTGGATCGTCGGCCATACGAACCGTTTCAAGGCGGCGGTCACCCAACGGTCCATTTCCAATTGGATCAGTTTTTACGGGGTGAGCGATATCGGTTATTACTTCAATGAATTTCAGCATATGCTCGATCCGTCGGATTTTGAAGGATTGTGGAAAATTTCTCCCCTGGCTTACGTGGACCATATCGAGACGCCGCTATTGATCTTGCACAGCGAAAAGGACTACCGCTGCCCGATCGAGCAGGCGGAACAATTGTTCATCGCGCTGAAGCACCGGAAGAAACCGGTGAAATTCGTCCGTTTCCCCGAAGCGAACCACGAGCTGTCCCGGAGCGGAAAACCGAATTTGCGCATCCGCCGGCTGCATTATATCGCGGATTGGTTCAAACAATATTTGCTGCCGTAA